The genomic window TCGGTTAGACAGAAGTGCAGTTTTGTAACTGTCTTTATTAGGCGACTAAGTATGGTTAAGGAAATGGGTATTGGTACCACGTCGCAGGGGTGGATTTTGATGGCTTATGTTGCGTCAGCTTGGCCAAGCTAAACTACACTCCCCAGAATCCTCTTTCGAGTATGTTGCGATTAGGATGGGCTGCAAAGATGGTCCCTTGAGAGTTACCGGGCAGGCAGGAGGCCGCAGCCACTAGGTGGCACACAGGTGCTGTTGCTAAGCCGCTGGCTCACCCGGTTGGTCTCAGGTACCTGGATCTTCCTTCTGGTTGACTCCTGACCCAGCCCTGTGTGTTCAGCTCCACACAGGTTCACTTTCCACAGGATACCTTTGTCACAAATGTCAAACGAACAGACAGGTTTGCTGGCTTGTGATCTTCCCTTTCTGACTACCTGCTTGTGGGCTTTGGAGCCTCATGAAGGCTGTTTAGCCAGCCCCCCAAAGGCATAAGCCTGTTGACAGATACACAGATGGTAATTAGGTAGCTAGACAGATATCCTCTGTTCTCTGGTTGAACCCTGACTGGTACGGGGAAAATAAGACTCTCTGAACCCAGAGTCTTTGGCCCGCGTTCCTTATaaggtgttctttttcttttctggtcattaaaatttctttctttgaacatTCAAGCCTGggttctttttcagtttctttgtttcaCTTCTACAGCAGGCAAAGTTTTAccactgattttcaaaaatgagtaTAAGCAAATCACCTGGGATCCTGTTAAATGTAGATTCGGTATCTGTAGGTCTGgatcttaatttttaataagttcccaggtgacacttatattatctttattcattttctactGCCATCttaacagattaccacaaactCGGTAGTTTAAAACAACCTAAATTTATTATCTCAGAAGTCCCAGTTAACCCAGCTGGTTTCTCTACTCCAGGTTTCACAAGGGCCagaatcaaggtgtcagccagtTGGGTTCTTCCTGGTAGGCCCCTGGAAAGAATCTGATTCCAAGTTCATTGGTGGACTTCAGTTCGGAACTGGGTTCCCCAAATCCTgatagaagaaagcaaagaagatcTGAATGAATGGAGACacactgtgttcatggattaaaagacACAACACAGTAGGGATCTGTTCTCCCTACACCGACAATAAATCAGGTTTGATACAGATCCTATCAAATCTTAGCAAAGAGTTTTCGTAGATACAGATAAGcttcttctaaaatttatatggaaagccAAGGGATCTgggaaaaactaaaatatgaaaaagaataaagtaggaGGAGTCAATGAGCCTGATGTAAGCTTACCATCCACAGTGGTGCAAACAGAGTTCAGTGCTGTGGACCACAGGTCCACACAGAAATGCCCAACTGATTCTTTGCAAAGGTGCAGAAGCAATTCAGGGGAGAAAGGATAGCCTTTTCAGAAAATGGTGCTGGCACAAATGGATGTCCATAggtcaaacagaacaaaaacagccTAAATCTCACACCCTAGACAAAAATCAGCTCAAAATGAATCATGGATGAAAATATAAGACCAAAACctataaagcttttagaagaaagcataggaaatAATCAGGACCTAGATTTAGGCAAAGATTCTTAGAATTGGTATCAAAAGCATGGTGATTAAAGGAACAGTTAATAATTTGTTCTTCACCAAAATGTAAAAGTGTTGTTCTGTGACTCTTTCCACCATCTTGGAGCCTGTGGATTCAGGACTCCTGAAACGACAAATATGTCTGGAAGGCTGTGGTCCAAAGCCATTTTTGCTGGCTATAAGTGGGGTCTCCGGAACCAGAGGGAGCACACAGCTCTTCTTAAAATTGAAGGTGTTTATGCTTCAGAACTGAATTCTGTCTAGGCAAGAGATGTGCTTATGTGTGCAAAGCAGAGAACACCACAGTGATTCCTGGTGGCAAACCGAATAAAACCAGGGTAATCTGGGCAAAAGTAACTTGTGCTTAGGGAAACAGTGGCATGGGTCGTGACAAATTCCAAAGCAGCCTTCCTCCTAAGGCCACGGGCCACAAAACCTGTGTGATGCTGTACCTCTCACGGATTTAAAGTAACTGAAAagtaagagcacctgggtggctcagtcggttgggcatccaactgtggcttaggtcatgatctcacagtttgtgagttcgagctccttgttgggcactgtgctgacagctcagagcctggaccctgcttcggattctatgtctccttctctttctgcccctcccctgctcaaacggtctctctctgtcaaaaataaataaataaataaaaatactacagtTGACGCCTGAACAATATGGGGCTTGGGAAAGCAACCCCTGCCCAGTTGAAAATCTGcacataacttttgactcccccaaaacttaattactaatagcttGTTGCCCAGAAGACAACAATAAAgtcaattaacatgtattttttgctatatataattatatactattttcttACATTAAATAGAGAAAATGTTACTAATAGTAAGGAAAATATACTGACAGTACTGTATTTATcgaaaaaaatctgcaaatacgtggacctgtgcagttcaaaccactgttgttcaagggtcactgTAATGCTGACTTGCAAAAATTTTTCTCAACAAAATTTGACTatcatgaggggaaaaaaggacacTCTACAGAGTGTGCTTCAGAAAagtgataggggtgcctgggtggcttagttgagtgtctgacttgatttcggctcaggtcatgatcccagggtcgtgggatcaagccccgtgttggactacgtgctgagcatggtgcctgctatgtccctctcccctgctcacactctctctttctaaaattaaaaaaaaaaaatttttttttttaaatattaaggaaaGTAGATAGCCTCATGAATTAACTTCATGGCTAAAATTCTCATCGTGAATAATTAAGGAGATGGTACCACATTGGTGACGtggaaattaatatttaagaCCAAGACGGTCCCACATTAATAATGGAATTTTGAAGCCTAAGTAATActtgctttaaatatttggtatgaATCTACTGACCTAAAGGAAGTTTGAACTTAGGAGGCATAGGTCGTGACTCGGTCTACTATCCTTTTCGGTGGAGTGGGCTATGGGCAGGATAGTGTCTGTAGCTTTAGAGAGCACTGGGCCCAAGAGAACGAAAAGGTGAGAATAAAGATGCTGAGCATTAgagaatttatcattttattttgatttaattttcataCAGTCCGCATAGGATTATTTTCTCTGCAAAGAGTAGCGATATTAACGAATGGAATCCCAAGAGTGGCACACATTCACAGTGATTTAATGATGAAGAGCCTGTTTGAGGTATTCACATGAAAATTCCTAGTCTGGTCAAGAAATTGGATTCCTTCTATCACAGTAACCCCACACGCACCCCACTCTGCCAATCCTCTGATAGGCAAAAAATGCACTAGATTaactcagagtctagagcctccGAATTAGACACAAGCTCCACCAGGTTTCATGAGAAGTTCCTCACAAATCTAGGTGGTATTGTGATGCAGATCTACGAAGGTCATTTCAGtgttaaatttaatgtttattagcaCCTGTGTTTAAGGCACACTGGGAGGCATAAGATGTCACAAATCTGACAGTGGAGGATCCATTATATGTAAAATGAACAGTCACAGCAGCAGCCCCCACATCAGAGCCATCTCGCCAGGAGACGTCATCAAGTGCTGGCCAGTCTGGAGGCCCATTTCAGTCCAGTAGGTGAGAACAATCATTTCATGTCCTACCTCTTCCAGACAACTCTCCCAGAGCCTCCTATCAAACAAGCTGTTTCCCAGCCACCTTCTAGAATGTAGAAGACAATGCATCCCTCCAGACTCAGCCTTCTAACAAGATGGCATGTAGCGGTCAGTAAAGCCTCAGCCCCGTTCTGTGAGGAATGAACAACTCTGGCACGTACGACGTGGCTCACTGTGATAGAACTTTCTTTCCAACATGGCTCCTCCGGTGTTGAACAAGGTATGAAGTTCGGGTGAAGCCTTTCCCACGTGTCACACTGatagggtttctcaccagtgTGGATTTTCTGATGTTCGAGAAGGCTTCTACTCCGAGTGAAACTCCTGTCACACTCGTTACATGTGTAAGACGCGGGAGCCTCAACGTTTTCCCACCGGCTTTCCACCCTCCCCTGACTCTCCCAGGTCTCTGCACATTCACGATCCTGCACATTTTTATCGCCGTGGATCCTCTGGTGTCTGAGGAGATGTGAATTCCGCCTAAAAGCTTTGCCACACATGTTGCACTGGTACGGCTTCTCCCCTGTGTGGATTTTGTGATGTTCAAGGAGGCTGCAACTCTGGCTGAAGGTTTTCCCACACTCCTCACACTCGTAGGgcttctccccagtgtgggtTCTCTGGTGTTTGATGAGGTTTGAGCTGTGACTGAACACCTTGCCACATTCCTCACactcatagggtttctccccagtgtggaCTCTCTGATGGATGACGAGGGCAGAGCTCCCGATGAAGGTCTTGCCACAGTCTTCACactcatagggtttctccccGGTGTGGATTCTCCTGTGTTTAGTCAGGCCTGAACTCTGAGCAAAACTCTTTCCACATTCATGACAGTAGTGCCTCCTACTTCCTGCGGCAGTTTTCTGCTTTCTCGGGAACCTGCCCTCCTATTCGGCAGCTTCAGTGCCTTCAGGAATCTGGGCAGTGTCTTCACGCAGGGGGCGTGGTATTCCCCCGGACTCTTGTACCGGCCGGACCTCGTCCACAGGCAGGGCCCGGATCTCGGCCTCTGTTTCACCACCTGAAATAACAAAGGGCCACACGTGGTCAGTGATGCCCTGCCACGCAGGAAAGCTGTGACTGCAGTTCCACATACGCGGGGATGAGGGTTTCTGTACAATAATGAGGATGGGGACGAAGGGGAGAACGGGTGCTGGAGAGGAAGGAGACTGAGAACGGGCCTGGGGTCATTGGAAGCAGGGTGAcggggggtggaggagggtgggaaggcCCGTGCTGGGGACACTCGCAGAGGCTCTAAGTCCTGAGGACGAAGGCAGGGCCCTGCACTGGGGCTGGACTCGAGGAAGGCCGGGCAGATGGCAGCGGTAAGCAGGCACGCGCGAGGGCTTGGAAGTGTTCCGTGCGACACAAGGAGAGCAGGCACGTAGAAAGCGATCGTCGGTCAGGGACGGTCCTCTTGGCTCTTATCCCAGACGAAGGCAGGGGCCCCAACACGACGGGCTTCGGTGCTGACAGATCTGAGCCAGAGCTCCTGCTGCACCATGGTCGAGCTGCACGAGCTCAGACGCGTCAGGCTGTCCCGTGTGTCCTGCACCCCGATCTCTAGCTCACTTCTCGCTCTCGCCCTACAGTCCCACGGCCCATTTCCTGAGGACACCCCAGCTCTCGTCCTGTGTCGGAACTAGCAACAGAGAGGGGACCGACGGTGACAGCCCTGCTATGAGCCAGGCCTGTGCTCGGGGCCCTACCTGCCGTGTCCCACTTAACCCGGCCAGGACGcagcaggaaagggaagggagccGGGCCGGGAGGGTTAAAGATCGGGTCACGCACGTGGTTAGTAGCTGGGTTCAGAAACGGTGGCTCTGAACGCAGACAGAATTCAGACAGCGTCTTACAGCCCAGTAGGTTCCAACGGACAAAGGAAGCCACGAAGGCCTACGACGAACCAGCCCCCGTCAGTCTTACCCGGGGAGGTCGGGCCGCCGGGGTTCTCCCGCCCTTCATCTCCGTGGAAGCTCCCCCGAGAGGAATCCAGCTGCGCCCAGCCAGAGGAGAAAGCCAGGGCCACGTCTTCCGTTTTCAGCAAGCCCTGAAACGGCACACGGGCCTCCTAGTTCCTCTTACCCAGAGTCCCTCCCGGAGCCGGGTGCTGCGCAGAGGGGCTCAGGCGGTGAGGGGACAGTCCCCGAAGGCTCCGCAGACCAAGCCAGCGCGGCACCTAACGCTACTTCTCCCGGTCTTAAGTGACGGCTTCATCAACAAAACCACTGCGGAAGTAGAGTGACAGCACGTGAGGACAGGGGTCTCCACACAAGTGCTCCAGACACTGCTGTCTCCACGCAAATACCCCGGGCGCCCGCGTCTCCACACAAATGATCCGGACACCAGGGCGGAAGGTAAAGAGATTTGGAAAACGAAGGCCACGCCACTGCAAGGACCGGAACTGACCCCCACTAGCGATGGTGGCTCATTTGTATTAACAGTTATTCAGATACAGTGAAACGTGGGTCTGAAGTGAGGAAAGTCAGGGAAGCCAGTGGACACCACAGAGCCTCCAGGGCGTGAAGGACCGGGTAAGAAGTTCAGTCCAGTTTAAGCACAGACTGTTGCGATCGTGTGACTAGTTGAGACACGTGGGCATGCCGTATCCGTCCCGGCAAGCTAAGGGACCACGTGGTTACCCCCCGGTAACAGGgcaggaaagcaaaagaaaaccttCCGAACAAAAGCACCATCACCACAAAAGCTTCAGTTTGCTTTTGCAGAATCACCGTTACTGATGAAGAAGATCCCACTGAAGAAGGGGCTGGCCAAGCACACGGAGTAGGGGTCTGGCAAACGGCACCCAAGCTAGTCATGAAATAGGACGAGGCTCCCAACTAGGCACCAGGAAGTCAGACAGCGACAGACGACACTAGCATACACGAGAAAGTTGACATCCCATCTGGCATTTGGCTGGAGGATGTAGACGGGGAGAGGGCGACCCTCCCAGGATGCACCACGGTAgcgaagggcagggaggggctccgGCTCACCTGGGGCTCTGGGGGCAGCCTGGCCGCCACCACTGCGTCTCCTCTGCAGCGCCCTCCCGGGGCAAGCCCAGGACCCTGGAGAactaggaaggaaagaagctCTGGATGAGACGTCCCTGGCActcagcctccctccctggcctGCGGAATCCAAGCTCAAACACTGGGCCTGGAACTTCGTACAGAGTGTGTCTTCCCAAAGGCCCGATCCCTACCCACTCCAGTCCCGGGGCCTAGAGACCTGTGCTGTGCTCTGCCGACACACAAAATCTATGCAAAAACGGCAGGATCCTTGGAAGGGATGGTGAGTTTAAACCACATAAAACAAGCTTTTCATCTGAAGATACTCTGGGTTTTGCTTGCGAAGGGGAGAAGAGTAAGATTTTGGTTAAAATGCCTTTAGGGGTCATTAAGGGCTTTCTGCTTTGGTTTGGAAGAACTAGagtcaaaataaagctggaacCAGAAGGCAGAAATGGGCATCTGCTTGTACAGAACTTGCTCAGCGTCCAGAAGAACCCGCGGTCTCCCTGGAGGAGGCAAACTTTACATGGAGCACAAAACAGCTGGTTTAGCTACAGCCTGTGTTGGAAGTCAGGACTGCGTGTTGGCCGGCGTCTCAGTGCTGTGTGTCTTGGGACACGTTCAGGGCACGTGAGAAGACACCGCAGGACATACAGCCAGTCCTGTGGAGTAAATCCTGCTATTTTCATAAGAGACCCAGGGTTTAGACATTTATACTCTAATCCGCGGTAGTCCTGTGGTCTGTGGGAGATTCCGACGGGCTTTACAGAGTCTGTTCGTTTTCTTCTTGGCACTTACCACTACCGGAAGCTGTACTGTTGTGTGTATGTGCTGTCTTCCCCACTCGAATGTAAACCCCAGTGCCACCAGGAAGGACTCTGTCTCACCAGCGGCCGGTCCTCAGCACCAACCACACTGGCTACCACGTAGGAGGCAGAATTACATGTTACATGAATGGGGAACCGATTCTTTCCAAACCACCGTTTCAAATTTCCCTTTCAGTCTCAAAGTGGAGTCCGTCAGTGATGGCCAAATAAAGTCGCGGCCAGCGCCCCTATCAGATGATCGTCAGTGAAGCTGGACGAAGTCTGCAGGCTCACGCGCCCAGAAGAGAACACTCACCTGTGCCTGGTAAGGCCCGTGATCCCAGAGATTCATGCTTGAGCAGAGCCCTCACCGGCGGGAACTGGGGACTCCGTGATCCGCGGGAAGGTGTCAGTGCTCCCATCTCGCAACAGACAAGCTCTTGGCCCTGGCCACCACCTGGGACCTAGAGGTTATTCATTCGTTTTCATTATTTGTCAGACATTTCTGGAGCACTTCCCACGTGCCTCACAGTTTCCAGGGCCACGAAAAACATTAACTCAGGTAACACAGACAACAACCTTGAGGTGGGTACCGTTACCGTGATCATTTCACCGATGAGGAAGCGAAGGCACACACAGTGTAAGCAgttttcccaaggtcacccagctaataAGTGGCGGTGCTAGGATGGGCACTCGGGCAGAGGGACCCCAGAGCCCGGGCTCTTTGCCATTACCAGGTGCTCCCGCGTTGTATACGTCGTGCTTTTACAAAGACTTTTGGGAACCggtgctcgctctcaaaatactCCTATCTTATCTGACAAGTGAGGGTAATAATTTCTCGTTTATAGGGTTTTGTTATTGGTTTTGAGAACCAAGAAAGATCACAGAATGTGAAATCACCTAACGCAGGACACACGGTCTATCCCCACTAAAAGGTGGCTTCCGTGCATTTATGGGCAAATTGCACTTGTCAAGTTACTTTCTCACGTGCAGCTCAGAACTCCCCACATCTTCTGTAATGACTGAGGAGGCTGAAGCTAAGAGACTTGAAACGCCTTCGCTGTGAAGGGCCCGCGGGCAGTGGGCCCCAGTGCAGACCCGTACCTCCTGGTCAGTGGTTAGGAGGCTCTGGCTGCAGTCCCCTGAAGGAACATTAACTGGTGCACAGAGGACACCACCTTAGAACAGACTGGCAAAGCAAGAAGAGGCGGGGAGATCAACCTGTTTTCCACCAGGGGTGTTCTCTAGCCTGGGGTCCTTGGACTCCTCCCATGTGGTCCATGAACTTGGAATAGGAAAGGAGTAGTTTTATTGTTACCAGCCTCTAAGGGAACGTGGCCTTCCCTTCTATTATAAATTGAAGCAGCAATCATGTGGCATAAGCCACGGCACTTCGCCACCAAGAGAAATTGCagatgttttggggcgcctgggtggctcagttcgagccccgcatcgggctctgctctgacaccttagagcctggatggaggctgctttggattctgtgtctccctctctctctctgccccttccccgctcatgctctgtctctctcaaaaataaacacttaaaattttttaaaaagaaaaattgcagatGTTTTCACACCACATTACAGCACAACGAACAGTGTCAAAGTCACTCATGCTTCTAACGACTTTGAAACTGCACCTGGGCTATTGGGCCTGTGCCCAGGTCTTACTGATTAgtgcaacatttttaaaaaacgcaCGCATAACGTTGTCACTAGTTTGTTTAATGCTTTGCTGGCTGTATTTCAACATAATCGAGTTCTTCTGTGATCCTTCATGTATCTAAAAATTGTGTTACGAGGAGGGGCCCAGGGACTCCACccgagtggcagagagagagagagagagacagagacagagacagagacagagaaggagaagttCCGATGTTGACGGCACGCCCCGCCCTCGCCCCGAGACTTGGGTTAGAAACCGGGCTCGGGGCCTCTACCTGCGGTGTCGGCGCCTCCAGCTGTCTCTGCAAGTGCTCCAGGAGCATCACCACCTCGTCCCCGCTCTCCGGGTGCTGTCCCCGCACCCAGGCCTGGAGCTCGGCGGGCAGGATGGTCAGGAACTGCTCCAGCACCAGCAGCTCCAGGATCTGCTCCTTGCTGTGTATATCCGGGCTCAGCCACTGGCGGCACAGCTCGCGGAGCCGGCGCAGCGCCTCGCGGGGCCCCTCGGCCTCAGGGTAGCGGAAGCCCCGGAAGCGCCGGCGGGAGTCTTCAGGACCCCGATGGGGGCTGGCGTCCTGCACGAGGGCAGAGGCCTCTCCCGCTTCCGTCTTCACCACCAGAGGCCCCATGTGGTTCTCTGCGGACTTGGCGTCCCAGGCTGTGCTCTCCGCCGATTCTCCAGCCATCCTGGATCTGGCTCTAGTGGGCCGCCGTGCTCCTGCAGGAGGATCCTACCGGTGGAAAATCACTATTAACCAGCACAGTGCTGGCAGCCCCCTCCGCTCAGGCCCGGGGGCCCAGACATGGCCAGGGGGCAGCTGCGATTTCTAGCTCCATCCTCTGCAGCACCTGAAACCATAATCCCACAACGGGATCCTAGGGGGTGGGCCtgaaaccccccaccccccatctcaaGACTAGTCAGGAAAGAAACAGTGACTGCTCAGATCATCCCATTTGCAGCCTGCTTTGTGGGTGGCCTAGTTCTAAGACCCCAAGGAGTCCTGCCCAGGTCCCAGGATTTGAATATGATGATGTAGCTCGTAGCTCTCATGCCTGGACTGagcacaaggaactgaattccaGCAACTTCCACGAGCTTGTAAGCAGATCCCACCCCAGAACCGCCCTACCAGCACCCTGAATTTGGCCTTGGAAGACTGTAAGATGAGGAGTCTGCTGAGCCTGCCTGGCTTCTGACCTACGGGATGGGGAACATCTGGTCATTTTAAGCAGACAGATTGTGTAGATTGTCACGCAGCAGCGGAAAGTGAATACCAGCTCCTTTTCTGCCATCGAGGCCGCACATTTGGGGGAAGAGATTAGGAAAAGGCAGGCCCTGAATCAAAAGCAGTAGGACTGGATTTAAGCCCTGGACACCTGCCAGTGAGGCTCCCAGTTCTCTCTGAGGTGAGTCTCACCAAACAACAGGCATAAAACTGACCCAAATTCAGCTGAAAGTAGGGCTTCCCTAGGCCCCTCCCAGCTTTGGGCTGGAGACCTTTAGTGTCTGTGAGAAACATCAAAGCAGCGGAAACCAGCACCGAGTGGCTGCACCTCGTCCTTAGCAATCCTCACCCTGccactc from Neofelis nebulosa isolate mNeoNeb1 chromosome 6, mNeoNeb1.pri, whole genome shotgun sequence includes these protein-coding regions:
- the LOC131513590 gene encoding LOW QUALITY PROTEIN: zinc finger protein with KRAB and SCAN domains 4-like (The sequence of the model RefSeq protein was modified relative to this genomic sequence to represent the inferred CDS: inserted 2 bases in 1 codon; substituted 1 base at 1 genomic stop codon), whose protein sequence is MNDFSILERKIKYSQEEPVPKQRPKLYFKENSSDHLCSPINTTTDPPAGARRPTRARSRMAGESAESTAWDAKSAENHMGPLVVKTEAGEASALVQDASPHRGPEDSRRRFRGFRYPEAEGPREALRRLRELCRQWLSPDIHSKEQILELLVLEQFLTILPAELQAWVRGQHPESGDEVVMLLEHLQRQLEAPTPQVPGGGQGQELVCCEMGALTPSRGSRSPQFPPVRALLKHESLGSRALPGTVLQGPGLAPGGRCRGDAVVAARLPPEPQGLLKTEDVALAFSSGWAQLDSSRGSFHGDEGRENPGGPTSPGGETEAEIRALPVDEVRPVQESGGIPRPLREDTAQIPEGTEAAEXEGRFPRKQKTAAGSRRHYCHECGKSFAQSSGLTKHRRIHTGEKPYECEDCGKTFIGSSALVIHQRVHTGEKPYECEECGKVFSHSSNLIKHQRTHTGEKPYECEECGKTFSQSCSLLEHHKIHTGEKPYQCNMCGKAFRRNSHLLRHQRIHGDKNVQDRECAETWESQGRVESRWENVEAPASYTCNECDRSFTRSRSLLEHQKIHTGEKPYQCDTXGKGFTRTSYLVQHRRSHVGKKVLSQ